A DNA window from Providencia huaxiensis contains the following coding sequences:
- the trkH gene encoding Trk system potassium transporter TrkH, with the protein MHFRAITRIVGLLVIIFSFTMVIPGIVALIYRDGAGRAFSQTFVTALLIGLFLWLPTRNSRHELKAKEGFLIVVLFWTVLGSVGALPFIFSERPNLSVTDAFFESFSGLTTTGATTLTGLDSLPKAILFYRQMLQWLGGMGIIVLAVAILPLLGVGGMQLYRAEMPGPLKDNKMRPRIAETAKTLWLIYVLLTIACAVALWIAGMDVFDAISHSFSTIAIGGFSTHDASIGYFNSPAINTIIGIFLIISGCNFGLHFAVLTGRSLGIYWRDPEFRMFISFQFVLVVICTLVLMFHSVYSSFGQTLDQAFFQVVSMATTAGFTTDSFSGWPLFLPMLLLCAAFVGGCAGSTGGGLKVIRILLLFLQGSRELKRLVHPNAVYTIKLGQRALPERIIEAVWGFFSAYALVFVVSLLLLIATGVDEFSAFSAIATTLNNLGPGLGTVADNFTSMNPAGKWILVVTMLFGRLEVFTLLVLLTPTFWRE; encoded by the coding sequence ATGCATTTTCGTGCAATAACCCGCATAGTCGGGCTGCTTGTCATTATCTTTTCTTTTACCATGGTTATTCCTGGTATTGTTGCGCTAATTTATCGTGATGGTGCAGGTCGAGCTTTTAGCCAGACTTTTGTTACTGCTTTGCTAATTGGCCTTTTTCTGTGGCTACCAACCCGCAATAGCCGGCACGAACTTAAAGCAAAAGAAGGTTTCCTTATTGTTGTTTTATTTTGGACAGTGCTGGGAAGCGTTGGGGCATTACCTTTTATTTTTTCTGAAAGGCCTAACCTTTCGGTTACAGATGCTTTTTTTGAATCGTTTTCAGGCTTGACTACCACTGGTGCGACAACGCTGACAGGGCTTGATTCCTTGCCCAAAGCTATTTTGTTTTATCGGCAGATGCTTCAATGGCTTGGGGGGATGGGGATAATTGTGCTCGCTGTTGCAATCTTACCGCTTTTGGGCGTTGGGGGAATGCAGTTATACCGTGCAGAAATGCCGGGTCCTTTGAAAGACAATAAAATGCGGCCTCGCATTGCAGAAACGGCAAAAACATTATGGCTAATCTATGTACTGCTCACAATTGCTTGTGCAGTTGCTTTATGGATAGCAGGAATGGATGTTTTTGATGCTATTTCCCACAGCTTTTCGACTATCGCTATTGGCGGGTTTTCAACTCATGATGCCAGTATTGGTTATTTCAATAGTCCTGCGATTAACACTATCATAGGTATTTTCCTGATTATCTCTGGTTGTAATTTCGGTTTACACTTTGCAGTACTAACTGGACGTAGTTTAGGGATTTATTGGCGCGATCCCGAATTTAGAATGTTCATAAGTTTCCAATTTGTCTTAGTGGTCATTTGTACTTTAGTGCTTATGTTTCATTCTGTTTATAGTAGTTTTGGTCAAACGCTTGACCAAGCCTTCTTCCAAGTTGTTTCAATGGCAACGACGGCTGGTTTTACAACGGATAGCTTTTCGGGATGGCCTCTTTTCTTACCAATGCTTCTATTATGTGCTGCATTTGTTGGGGGGTGTGCAGGCTCGACAGGTGGTGGGTTAAAAGTTATTCGTATCTTGTTACTTTTCTTACAAGGTTCGCGTGAGTTAAAACGCTTAGTTCATCCTAATGCAGTCTACACAATCAAACTGGGGCAGCGTGCATTGCCTGAAAGGATCATCGAAGCGGTCTGGGGGTTCTTCTCTGCCTATGCACTTGTTTTTGTCGTCAGCTTATTATTGCTGATCGCAACAGGTGTTGATGAGTTTTCCGCATTCTCAGCAATAGCGACCACACTCAATAACTTGGGGCCAGGCCTTGGGACTGTTGCAGATAACTTTACGTCAATGAATCCAGCCGGTAAATGGATTCTAGTGGTGACTATGTTATTTGGGCGTTTGGAAGTGTTTACTTTATTAGTGCTACTGACTCCAACTTTCTGGCGTGAATAA
- the hemG gene encoding menaquinone-dependent protoporphyrinogen IX dehydrogenase, with protein sequence MSYLLLHSSTDGQTKKIILKMAEQLRGLGRECDIRDLNTDQQLNLSGYDKVLVGASIRYGHFNKKLQRFVISHQNQLNSMKTGFFAVNLTARKEGKNTVETNAYTRKFLEACPWKPTLKSVFAGALFYPRYKWFDRMMIRLIMKMTDGPTDPKTEIEYTNWEKVAEFATEFDGL encoded by the coding sequence ATGAGCTATTTACTTTTACACTCCAGTACGGATGGGCAAACAAAAAAAATTATTTTAAAAATGGCGGAACAGCTGAGAGGCTTAGGTCGTGAATGTGATATTCGTGATTTAAATACTGACCAACAGCTTAATTTATCAGGCTACGATAAAGTATTAGTAGGGGCATCTATTCGTTACGGGCATTTCAATAAAAAACTACAACGCTTTGTGATCTCCCATCAAAATCAATTGAATTCAATGAAGACCGGTTTTTTTGCTGTAAATTTAACGGCAAGGAAAGAAGGTAAGAATACGGTTGAAACTAACGCATATACGCGAAAGTTTTTAGAAGCGTGTCCTTGGAAGCCAACATTGAAGTCTGTTTTTGCCGGAGCGCTGTTTTATCCGCGTTATAAATGGTTTGATAGAATGATGATCCGCCTAATCATGAAAATGACAGATGGCCCAACCGACCCAAAAACAGAGATTGAGTATACTAACTGGGAAAAGGTTGCCGAATTCGCAACTGAATTTGATGGTTTATAG